A stretch of the Elephas maximus indicus isolate mEleMax1 chromosome 3, mEleMax1 primary haplotype, whole genome shotgun sequence genome encodes the following:
- the LOC126071718 gene encoding olfactory receptor 13-like translates to MQEPNKSSVTKFILLGFSLSPRTTPLVFSAFLITYVLIILGNGLITILICLDSHLHTPMYFFIGILSMLDLGYTTTTVPQMLTHLASQKKTISFASCVAQMYIFLVLGITESWLFAIMSIDRYVAICHPLRYKVIMSPWLCGIMVIFCGLWGVISALIYTVFAMHLPYCGPNKINHFFCEVPAVLKLACADTSVNDRVDFILGFSVILVPLSLILVIYVNIFIAILRIRSPQGWLKAFSTCASHITVVTMFSVPAMVMYMRPSCMASPEEDKKLALFYNIISAFLNPIIFSLRNKDVKRAFLKVTGWSRASD, encoded by the coding sequence ATGCAAGAGCCCAACAAGTCCTCTGTGACCAAATTCATCCTTCTGGGCTTCTCCCTCAGCCCCAGGACCACTCCTCTGGTCTTCTCTGCCTTCCTGATCACCTACGTGTTGATTATCTTGGGCAACGGCTTGATCACCATCCTTATCTGTCTGGACTCACATCTCCACACGCCCATGTACTTCTTTATTGGCATCCTTTCCATGTTGGATCTGGGATACACCACTACAACTGTTCCCCAGATGTTGACACATCTGGCCAGCCAGAAGAAGACCATCTCTTTTGCCAGCTGTGTGGCCCAAATGTATATTTTCTTGGTGCTAGGCATCACTGAGTCCTGGCTTTTTGCCATCATGTCTATAGACAGgtatgtggccatctgtcacccactCAGGtacaaggtcatcatgagtccatGGTTATGTGGGATAATGGTCATCTTCTGTGGACTGTGGGGTGTCATCTCTGCTCTTATCTACACTGTCTTTGCCATGCATCTGCCCTACTGTGGTCCCAACAAGAtcaaccacttcttctgtgaagttCCAGCAGTGTTGAAGCTAGCCTGTGCAGACACCTCAGTCAATGACCGGGTTGACTTCATTCTTGGCTTTAGTGTCATCCTGGTCCCACTTTCCCTTATCCTTGTCATTTATGTCAATATCTTCATTGCCATCTTAAGAATTCGTTCACCCCAGGGGTGGCTCAAGGCCTTCTCTACCTGTGCCTCCCATATCACTGTGGTCACCATGTTCTCTGTCCCAGCCATGGTCATGTACATGAGGCCTAGCTGTATGGCCTCCCCAGAAGAGGATAAAAAGCTGGCTCTATTCTACAACATCATCTCTGCCTTTCTCAACCCCATCATCTTCAGCCTCCGGAACAAGGATGTGAAGAGGGCTTTCCTCAAGGTAACAGGCTGGAGCAGGGCCTCAGACTGA